In the genome of Theropithecus gelada isolate Dixy chromosome 19, Tgel_1.0, whole genome shotgun sequence, the window gtctcccaggttggagtgcaatggcgcgatctcagctcactgcaacctccacctcctgggtttaagtgattctcgtgtctcagcctcctgagtagctgagattacaggtgcccaccaccaggcccggctaatttttgtatttttttttttttgtagagacagagttttgccatgttggtcaggctggtctcgaacttctgaccacaggtgatccgcccgcctcagcctcccaaagtgctgggattacaggcctgagccaccgcgcctggccttttcttcttgttttaatgtggctactagaaaattggAAATGACATAAGCAGCTCAGCATTATTTCTACTAAATACCACTACTCTAGGGTTTGAGCTCTGTGAGAACAGGGGTCCTGACTGTCTTGGCAATGGCTGGATTCTCAGAACTTGGCAAAGTTCATGTTATCGAGCTGGCACTCAGTGTGCATCTGCTGAATAAAGAGAGAGGTGTCCTCACCTGGCAGGAGTCTCTACCCGCCTCGTCACCGGCGCAGTACATGGTGTCATCTATCTGTCTCGGGTAGGCATCCTCGCACCTTTTCTGACTTAGCACGCTGATATTCAAGCACTGGAGGACCTTAGGGAAGTGCACTGTCAAACAGGAACACAATGAGAGGTGGAGAAAGATGGAAGGTGGCAGAGATGGGTCGGCATCAAGAAGAACCTGGACACTCACCTTGGGGACTTCTGGTTGTCCCCCAGCCAGATACCAAGCACTTTGTCCCAGCAGAGGGACAATGAGAGGAGACGTTGATGGGTCTGACATCTTTAGTGGAATGAATTCTTCTGTTCAGTTTGATGAGcatgaggtcattagagtggcCAGGGTGGGAGTAGCCAGGGTGGGGGATGGATTTGATCCCCTGGAACATCTGCTGCCCAGATTCATAAACTGGTGACAGGGAGTAGTGGCCGAGACGGACTCTGAAAACTCTGAGGAAGACGGGGCAGGTCACCACCAGCCCTGATCTCTATCTCCATGTCCAACGCCAATCCCAACCCCACACCCCGCCCCAGCCCCagtcccaccctcacccccagtCCCCAAACCATCCTCAACTCTATCTTGGTCTCCAATTCCATGCCTGTCCCCATCCCAATCACAATTCCAAACCCATCCCATTCCCAACCCTAATCCTTTCCCTACCCAGAAGCCATCACACATGCATTCTCGAGCCCAAATCCAACCATCCCCAACCCCAACCCAAATTCCAATCCCCACACTTAATTCTATATCTGTTCCCAATCCCAACACTATCTCCATTCCATCTTCATTTCCACCCCAGCACGATTTTCACTCACCCCCAATTCTAAAGCCAATCCCAGTTCCACCTCCATCTCAAACCATTCGACCAATATACGCTCCTAACCCCAATTCCACCTCCATCCCAAACCATTCAACAATTACGCGCTCTTAACCCCGAATCCAACCCATCCTGAGCTCCTTCCTGTTCCCTACCACAACACTCGCCCCTCTGCAACCTCATCCTCCCACCCTACTCTCCCGCAAAACTCCATCCTTAGTCCTATCCCCAACTCGACCTCCTGCTGCTCCCACATCCCCAACCCATCCCCACCAGCCCTCACCTCCATGCCCCCCAAccccacttccccctccccaccagccctCCTCTTGGAACTCCCACTCACTTCTTCCTGCAGTGAGCGGCCGTGAGCAGCCACTGTGGATGCACCAGCACCCCCCCGCAGTAGAGCTGGTTGGGCCCTAGCAACAGCGCCGCCTGCCACGGCTGGGTGTGCTCATCGCAGTCGGATCCGTTGATGATGCGACTGCTGCTGTCATCCGACCGGGCATCGTCCCCAGCTACCACGTCCCGGTTGCTCCCAGAGGGCACGGTGTTAGAGGGATTGTCACAGGAAACATCATCGTTGGCGAGAACATGCTCTGAGGACGGAAAATGGGTTGGGCGGGGCTCAGAGGCGGGGCTTGGGCTCGGGGTGGGTCTCAGACTCAAGAGGCCAGACCTGCTAGAGGGTGGGTGTCTGACCCGCTGAGGGGGCGGGGCCAGGGGTTAGGGGCGGGGCCTGGAGAATAAGAGTGGCACCGCTCAAGACCAGGCTCAAGCTCAGGGACAGAGCCCAGGCTCAGGTAGGGTTACTGGACTCTGACTGGACCTCACGGATTCCTGGAATTGGCTAGAACTAAATGGGAGGATAAAATTGGGTACAGGATTCCTGGACAAGCTCAGGGATAGAGCCAAGGCTGTAGGGGCTGGAGCCTGGGGACGGGAGGGAGACCAGGGCTTTAGGGATGGAACTGGTCTCAGGAAGTGGGGTCAGGCCTCAGTGAGTGGGGTCAGGGCTGGAGGCAGGAAGGGGTTTGGAATCGACTTGGTCAGGGCCGAGGTCAGGGTTACATGTTATAGTCTCCTATAAAGAGCTCTGACTTTGGGcagggtgcactggctcacacctgtaaccccagcactctgggaggccgaggcgggcggatcacctgaggtcgggagttcgagaccagcctggccaacaaggtgaaaccccgtctccactaaaaacacaaaaattagccaggcgtggtggtacgcgcctgtaattccagttactcaggaggtggaggcacgagaatcacttgaacccgagaggcagaggttgaagtgagccgagatcacaccactgcactccagcctgggagaaagagcaaggctctgtctccaaaaaacccaaaaaaacaaaaaaaaaaaacttctgactTCTGACTCTGACTTTGAAGGGGCGTCTAGAATGTGCCCACAGAATAGGGACTGGAGCCTGGCTCAAAGGGTTGCGGCCTGAGGCGGGGTCAACTAGAGTCTGGCCTAGGGGCGTGGTTGAGGAAAGGAGGTGGGGTCAGAGCTCATGGGCGGAGCTGGGGTTCCCAAAGCTAGACCAGGAAAGAAGGGCTTAGCTTAGGGGGCCACGTGGAGGGGAAGAGCAGGCATAGGTTTCTCAATTCTCGGATACAACCTTGCCTCCCGGATCCTGTCAATCCCCACCTCTCATATACAGACCTACAGACTACATACATGCCCCACTCCATCATCAGTCCTCCCATGCCCATTCACTGGTTCttactcctttctttcttttcctttttcttttcttttt includes:
- the KLK5 gene encoding kallikrein-5, which gives rise to MATARTPWMWALCALITALLLGVTEHVLANDDVSCDNPSNTVPSGSNRDVVAGDDARSDDSSSRIINGSDCDEHTQPWQAALLLGPNQLYCGGVLVHPQWLLTAAHCRKKVFRVRLGHYSLSPVYESGQQMFQGIKSIPHPGYSHPGHSNDLMLIKLNRRIHSTKDVRPINVSSHCPSAGTKCLVSGWGTTRSPQVHFPKVLQCLNISVLSQKRCEDAYPRQIDDTMYCAGDEAGRDSCQGDSGGPVVCNGSLQGLVSWGDYPCAKPNRPGVYTNLCKFTKWIQDTIQANS